Proteins from one Gimesia maris genomic window:
- a CDS encoding DUF7133 domain-containing protein yields the protein MVTRTILFTLTLLCITLAGSAGDIQSVFAESEADYYRLDSIMTPKAQTESRAANWKPAPGDLVLEVSGIAVLDDHRIAVAIRKGEIWIMDGVYEEPPKNVTYKRFATALHEPLGLIYKDGAFYTVQRSELTRIRDTDGDGVADEYLTVAKGWGVTGHYHEYAYGPVLDHDGNMWLTLNIGLGLKKEHKSRAVTDPTLGFSQGRWRGWGMKCTPDGELIPVCAGMRSPAGLGVNRAGDVFYTDQQGNWVATNSLHHMREGAFFHHVEALASMSLPGSPVKGIKEIPNGLPFPEALKRMPQLKPPAVWFPYKKAGQSATDIMLDDSGGKFGPFDGQFFVGEFTQASIQRVFLEKVDGEYQGACFPFRSGFASAVLRMDQGTDGSMFVGLTNRGWSSLGTASYGLQRLVWTKKMPFEIKEMRAQPEGFELVFTKPVDRKTASDPKSYKLQSYTYTYHSSYGSDEILPRNLEIENITVSDDGLKAELKVKGLRELYVHELNADGVKSKEGQSLLHPDAYYTLNRIPKK from the coding sequence ATGGTAACACGCACGATCCTGTTTACATTGACATTACTTTGCATCACATTGGCCGGCAGCGCTGGCGACATTCAGTCCGTGTTTGCAGAGAGTGAAGCGGACTACTACCGCCTCGACTCAATCATGACCCCCAAAGCGCAAACCGAATCGCGGGCCGCCAACTGGAAACCGGCACCTGGTGATCTGGTGCTGGAAGTCAGCGGTATCGCCGTGCTCGATGATCATCGCATCGCCGTCGCCATCCGCAAGGGGGAGATCTGGATCATGGATGGCGTGTATGAAGAGCCTCCCAAAAACGTCACCTACAAACGCTTCGCAACGGCCCTGCATGAACCGCTGGGGCTGATCTATAAAGATGGCGCTTTCTACACTGTACAACGCAGCGAACTCACGCGCATTCGCGATACTGACGGCGATGGCGTCGCCGATGAATATCTGACCGTCGCCAAAGGCTGGGGTGTCACCGGTCATTACCATGAATATGCCTACGGCCCCGTACTCGACCACGATGGAAACATGTGGCTCACATTAAACATCGGACTGGGACTGAAAAAAGAGCACAAATCGCGGGCGGTCACCGATCCGACGCTGGGCTTTTCACAAGGCCGCTGGCGCGGCTGGGGCATGAAGTGTACTCCCGACGGAGAGCTGATTCCCGTCTGTGCGGGCATGCGGTCTCCGGCCGGTCTGGGAGTAAATCGTGCCGGCGATGTATTCTACACCGATCAGCAGGGAAACTGGGTCGCCACCAACTCGCTGCATCATATGCGCGAAGGCGCGTTCTTTCATCATGTCGAAGCGCTCGCGTCGATGAGTCTTCCCGGTTCTCCCGTTAAGGGAATCAAAGAAATCCCCAACGGTCTGCCTTTCCCGGAAGCCCTCAAACGCATGCCACAACTCAAACCGCCGGCAGTCTGGTTCCCGTATAAGAAAGCCGGCCAGTCGGCAACTGATATTATGCTCGATGACAGCGGCGGAAAATTCGGTCCCTTCGATGGTCAGTTTTTTGTCGGCGAGTTTACACAGGCTTCCATCCAGCGCGTCTTCCTGGAAAAAGTGGACGGCGAATACCAGGGGGCCTGCTTCCCCTTTCGGAGCGGTTTCGCTTCTGCAGTACTTCGCATGGATCAGGGAACGGACGGCAGCATGTTTGTCGGCCTGACCAACCGGGGCTGGAGCAGCCTGGGCACCGCCTCTTATGGCCTGCAGAGACTGGTCTGGACGAAAAAAATGCCGTTCGAAATCAAAGAGATGCGGGCACAACCCGAGGGATTTGAACTGGTCTTCACGAAACCGGTTGACCGTAAGACAGCTTCAGACCCGAAGTCCTATAAGCTGCAGAGCTACACCTACACCTATCACTCTTCCTACGGCAGCGATGAAATTCTGCCTCGTAACCTGGAGATCGAAAACATCACTGTTTCGGACGACGGTTTGAAAGCGGAACTCAAAGTGAAAGGCTTGCGCGAACTGTATGTGCATGAACTCAATGCAGACGGGGTGAAAAGCAAAGAGGGTCAGTCGCTGCTGCATCCCGATGCTTATTACACATTGAATCGCATTCCGAAAAAATAA
- a CDS encoding carboxypeptidase-like regulatory domain-containing protein: MKPFTLSFISTLFALGALILLAGCQNSTNDFGPTGALSGKVTYQGEPVKEGLVQFNNPEKGFGGQAVINEDGTYTITNDSGGLVLGTYQVSVVPPTIEKSFGPDTPPSEVLKEMPNIPQKYHYPKSSGLSVEIKDGENTFDIDMQ; the protein is encoded by the coding sequence ATGAAACCGTTTACTCTTTCTTTCATCAGCACCCTTTTCGCTTTAGGAGCATTGATACTACTTGCCGGCTGCCAGAATTCAACGAACGATTTTGGTCCTACCGGAGCGTTATCGGGAAAAGTGACTTACCAAGGCGAACCGGTCAAAGAAGGCCTGGTGCAGTTCAATAATCCGGAGAAAGGATTTGGCGGCCAGGCTGTGATCAATGAAGATGGAACATATACCATAACCAACGATTCCGGCGGTCTGGTCCTCGGTACTTATCAGGTCAGCGTGGTCCCCCCCACGATTGAAAAATCGTTTGGGCCCGATACGCCTCCCTCCGAAGTTCTGAAGGAAATGCCGAACATACCTCAAAAGTACCATTATCCCAAATCCAGCGGTTTGAGCGTCGAAATCAAAGATGGGGAGAACACATTTGATATCGATATGCAATAA
- a CDS encoding c-type cytochrome, producing the protein MRQRRIFTFLGLIFLIVGQPVQSETETVPFVAGFDRFARHDELEPHAGGQLLISELSCVACHPSQRSELQPKRGPRLTGAGNHLQQKWIREFLAAPQITKAGTTMPDVLHGLPPEKKQQTITALTAFLAAQQSAYPEIKATGANPVPHEFWKKGNVEQGQELYHKIGCVACHEPDESYEPGETKISPSDKMLAQLDPEDIKELGLAAAGRPVNSVPHGNLPAKYTAKSLTFFLLNPEQTRPAGRMPQLKLKAVEAADIAAYLLRNQTESQTAEESSTATDLVAEGEQLFVELKCVNCHDAKKLKPTEIAQPLAKLKPAAATSCMHDAQKNMPAYSLDQQQQTAIEQTLASLPDQKTSSPKQQLDFQVLQLNCYACHERDKRGGVGFNRKPYFETAAHVDLGDEGRIPPTLTGIGYKLQKKWLSKVLNGSGDIRSHMQARMPVFPKQQVSALPTAFEKVDGKAQLPDSKVFPNHDKLASSGRIMLETGCIQCHPIRGESMPGVVGTDLGDVTNRVHPSWFREFLLDPASLKPRTRMPTFFPGGQSQNKGLLDGNVDQQIAALWGYLKAGSKQPLPEKILEAKSKNYELVPDKRPIVLRTFMQEAGTHAIAVGLPEKVHFAFDAEQVRPSLAWKGRFLDAQGTWFIRFAPPADPLGGNAVLLPAGAPVALLKSQQQPWPVYSPDANELQFRGYRVDAAGVPTFLYRCGKFDIEDRFEATEKQALKRRLTIKGSPQQSDSEKLWLRGLTGKSLKQLNPTTMQNQAGLQVSVSSVLAKAGLLRKHDSQSDWIIPVPATYNTTIEVTYQW; encoded by the coding sequence ATGAGACAACGCCGGATTTTCACATTCCTGGGGCTGATCTTCCTGATCGTCGGACAACCGGTTCAAAGTGAAACGGAAACGGTACCGTTTGTTGCCGGTTTCGATCGTTTCGCCCGCCATGACGAACTGGAACCGCACGCGGGAGGCCAATTGCTGATCAGTGAGCTGAGTTGCGTCGCCTGTCATCCCTCACAGCGTTCTGAACTGCAACCCAAGCGGGGTCCCCGCTTAACGGGAGCCGGCAATCATCTGCAGCAGAAATGGATTCGCGAATTCCTCGCCGCACCGCAAATCACCAAGGCAGGCACCACGATGCCTGATGTACTGCACGGTCTGCCGCCTGAAAAAAAGCAGCAGACGATCACCGCATTGACCGCGTTTCTCGCAGCGCAACAGTCTGCCTATCCCGAGATCAAAGCCACCGGTGCCAACCCGGTTCCTCACGAATTCTGGAAGAAAGGCAACGTCGAACAGGGTCAGGAACTGTATCACAAAATCGGTTGTGTCGCCTGCCACGAACCCGATGAAAGCTATGAGCCCGGAGAAACCAAAATTTCTCCCTCTGATAAAATGCTCGCGCAGCTTGATCCTGAAGATATCAAAGAACTGGGACTGGCGGCCGCCGGCCGCCCGGTCAATTCGGTTCCCCATGGAAACCTGCCTGCGAAATACACAGCGAAATCATTGACCTTTTTTCTGCTCAATCCCGAACAGACGCGCCCCGCGGGAAGGATGCCGCAACTCAAACTCAAAGCAGTCGAAGCAGCCGACATCGCTGCCTACCTGCTGCGAAATCAGACGGAGTCACAGACTGCAGAGGAAAGCTCCACCGCGACAGACTTAGTGGCAGAGGGAGAGCAATTGTTCGTCGAACTGAAATGTGTGAACTGTCACGATGCCAAAAAACTGAAGCCAACAGAGATTGCTCAACCACTGGCAAAATTGAAACCTGCGGCTGCCACCAGCTGCATGCACGACGCTCAGAAAAACATGCCTGCGTACTCTCTGGACCAGCAGCAACAGACGGCGATTGAGCAGACCCTGGCAAGTCTACCCGACCAGAAAACTTCCAGCCCGAAACAGCAGCTGGATTTTCAGGTGCTGCAGCTCAACTGTTATGCCTGCCATGAACGGGATAAACGGGGGGGCGTCGGCTTCAACCGCAAACCTTACTTTGAAACCGCTGCACACGTCGACCTGGGTGATGAAGGCCGCATTCCTCCCACACTGACCGGGATCGGTTATAAACTGCAGAAGAAATGGCTGTCGAAAGTCCTCAATGGTTCTGGCGACATCCGCTCTCACATGCAGGCACGCATGCCCGTCTTTCCCAAACAACAGGTCTCTGCACTGCCTACCGCTTTTGAAAAAGTCGATGGCAAAGCGCAACTGCCTGACAGCAAAGTTTTCCCCAATCATGACAAACTGGCTTCGTCAGGTCGCATTATGCTGGAGACCGGCTGCATCCAGTGTCATCCGATTCGAGGTGAAAGCATGCCGGGCGTAGTCGGCACCGATCTGGGTGATGTTACCAACCGCGTGCATCCCAGCTGGTTCCGCGAATTTCTGCTCGACCCCGCTTCCCTGAAACCGCGCACCCGCATGCCCACGTTTTTCCCAGGCGGACAGAGTCAGAACAAGGGTCTGCTCGACGGTAACGTGGATCAGCAGATCGCAGCACTCTGGGGCTACCTGAAAGCGGGATCCAAACAGCCACTGCCTGAAAAAATTCTGGAAGCGAAATCCAAAAACTACGAACTGGTTCCCGACAAACGTCCGATTGTTCTGCGCACCTTCATGCAGGAAGCCGGAACCCATGCCATCGCGGTCGGCCTGCCGGAGAAGGTCCATTTCGCCTTTGATGCAGAACAGGTCCGCCCCTCGCTCGCCTGGAAAGGTCGATTCCTGGATGCACAGGGAACCTGGTTCATCCGCTTCGCTCCTCCCGCCGACCCGCTGGGCGGTAATGCAGTTCTGTTGCCTGCCGGCGCACCGGTGGCACTCCTGAAAAGTCAGCAGCAGCCCTGGCCCGTCTATTCACCGGATGCGAACGAGCTGCAATTCCGAGGATACCGCGTCGATGCAGCAGGCGTTCCGACCTTTCTGTATCGCTGTGGAAAATTCGACATAGAAGACCGTTTCGAAGCGACCGAAAAACAGGCTCTTAAAAGACGACTGACCATCAAAGGCAGTCCACAACAGAGCGATTCAGAGAAACTCTGGCTGCGTGGCCTGACCGGTAAATCTCTGAAGCAACTGAATCCCACGACCATGCAAAACCAGGCGGGCCTCCAGGTTTCGGTCTCATCTGTACTGGCGAAAGCCGGTCTTCTTCGCAAACACGACAGCCAGTCTGACTGGATCATCCCTGTACCTGCTACATATAACACGACAATCGAGGTGACCTACCAATGGTAA
- a CDS encoding HlyD family efflux transporter periplasmic adaptor subunit produces the protein MSFGPQDFSNQPLRLRMRADLHVQPLQFGGKKYWGIKDPISLQYYQLRDEEYFILQQLDGRASFDVIRKNYEQRFLPQKLQASHLQGFLSRLHQSGLIIADAFGQGEILLDRQLQKQQQARRARWMNPLAIRFRGIDPHRLLNWLQPRTAVCFTPLFLLAALTLMGSAVTLICTHLDAVINQLPDFATFFEARNLVLLACSLALVKIVHELGHALACKQLGGECREMGVMLLAFIPCLYVNVSDAWTMREKWHRIIVSSAGIFVELVISAICVFLWWFSYPGLFHSLCLNIVVVCSVNTLLLNGNPLLRYDGYYILLDLLEVPNLRQRAQTIVSNRLHHWFFGHKAETLLKEPRRLRRFLFAYGIASAIYRWFIVFAILTVCYYVLEPYGLEIIAQVMGVFVLLGMLIVPVKSAAVEIQTYSKAGQIQWRRFTIRTAGVLLFFAGLLLIPLPHRITAPALIELRNAKHVYVTAPGFLQSITTPQTSIAQGAVIAELSNENIKQDLLKLTGQISEQEIRIATLERRQLDDPEAAQELPTAREQLLDLKDQLKQRQTDQRRLTLKAPIAGTLIPAPRKTGNPDEADLSAWTGSPFDADNRNCFLDRGTWLCSLGNPDQLQARLIVDQEHVEFVEPGQGVRILLDEYPGEVLTGTIQEIAEIDLDDLHPNLIHREELTTEVDSSGKQQLSSTSYLALVTLTTPAEQPLIHSTGQAKIAVPPESLGKKAYRQLRKTIRLFQ, from the coding sequence ATGTCGTTCGGTCCTCAAGACTTTTCGAACCAGCCACTGCGACTGAGAATGCGGGCCGACCTGCATGTGCAACCGCTGCAGTTTGGCGGGAAAAAATACTGGGGTATTAAGGACCCGATTTCTCTGCAGTATTATCAGCTGCGCGATGAAGAATATTTTATTCTGCAGCAGCTGGATGGACGGGCGTCCTTCGATGTCATTCGGAAAAATTACGAACAACGGTTTCTGCCTCAAAAACTGCAGGCCTCGCATCTGCAGGGCTTTCTCTCACGACTGCATCAATCCGGCCTGATCATCGCTGATGCCTTCGGTCAGGGTGAAATCCTGCTGGACCGCCAGTTGCAGAAACAGCAGCAGGCGCGGCGGGCACGCTGGATGAACCCGCTGGCGATCCGCTTTCGTGGCATCGACCCGCATCGCCTGTTGAACTGGCTGCAGCCGAGGACCGCAGTCTGTTTTACTCCCCTGTTTCTGCTGGCAGCGTTAACGCTGATGGGATCCGCGGTGACATTGATTTGCACCCATCTGGACGCGGTGATCAACCAGCTCCCCGACTTTGCCACCTTCTTCGAAGCGCGGAACCTGGTGCTGCTGGCCTGCAGTCTGGCGCTGGTCAAAATTGTGCATGAGCTGGGACATGCGCTCGCCTGTAAACAGCTGGGAGGCGAGTGCCGGGAAATGGGCGTGATGCTGCTGGCGTTCATCCCCTGTCTTTACGTGAACGTCAGCGATGCCTGGACCATGCGCGAAAAGTGGCATCGGATCATCGTGAGTTCCGCCGGCATCTTCGTGGAACTGGTGATCTCTGCGATCTGTGTGTTTCTCTGGTGGTTTTCCTACCCCGGGCTGTTCCATTCACTCTGCCTGAATATCGTCGTGGTCTGCTCGGTGAATACACTGCTGTTGAACGGAAACCCGCTGCTCCGCTACGACGGTTATTATATTCTGCTCGATCTGCTGGAAGTCCCCAACCTGCGACAACGGGCACAGACGATCGTTTCCAATCGACTCCATCACTGGTTTTTCGGCCACAAAGCAGAGACTCTGTTGAAAGAGCCCCGGCGATTGAGACGCTTTCTGTTCGCGTACGGTATCGCCTCGGCGATTTATCGCTGGTTTATCGTGTTCGCCATTCTGACCGTCTGTTATTATGTTCTGGAACCTTACGGCCTGGAAATTATCGCACAGGTCATGGGGGTCTTTGTGCTGCTGGGAATGTTAATCGTGCCTGTGAAATCTGCTGCTGTTGAAATTCAAACATATTCCAAAGCGGGCCAGATCCAATGGCGGCGTTTTACGATTCGCACAGCTGGCGTACTGCTGTTCTTCGCCGGACTGCTGTTGATTCCCCTGCCTCACCGGATCACGGCTCCCGCTCTGATTGAACTCAGAAATGCCAAACACGTTTACGTCACCGCGCCCGGCTTTCTCCAATCGATAACAACCCCGCAAACCTCGATTGCGCAGGGTGCAGTCATTGCTGAACTGTCCAATGAAAATATTAAACAGGATCTCCTCAAGTTGACCGGGCAGATCAGCGAACAGGAAATTCGAATTGCCACCCTCGAACGCCGCCAGCTGGATGATCCGGAAGCAGCACAGGAACTCCCCACAGCACGGGAACAGCTGCTCGATCTCAAAGACCAGTTGAAGCAGAGGCAGACCGACCAGCGTCGGCTCACACTCAAAGCCCCGATCGCAGGAACATTGATCCCTGCCCCACGAAAAACGGGTAACCCCGATGAGGCGGATCTGTCCGCCTGGACCGGTTCCCCCTTTGATGCGGATAACCGGAACTGCTTTCTGGATCGGGGTACCTGGCTCTGTTCACTCGGCAATCCTGATCAACTGCAGGCGCGACTGATTGTGGATCAGGAACATGTTGAATTTGTTGAGCCCGGACAGGGCGTGCGCATTTTACTGGATGAATATCCGGGTGAAGTCTTAACAGGGACGATCCAGGAAATTGCAGAAATCGACCTGGATGATCTGCATCCCAACCTGATTCACCGCGAAGAACTCACCACCGAAGTCGATTCCTCCGGAAAACAGCAGCTCAGCAGTACTTCCTATCTGGCCCTGGTCACGCTGACAACACCAGCCGAACAGCCCCTGATTCACTCGACCGGACAGGCCAAAATTGCCGTACCCCCGGAATCGCTGGGAAAAAAGGCGTATCGCCAGCTGAGAAAGACCATTCGACTGTTCCAATAA
- a CDS encoding D-alanine--D-alanine ligase — protein sequence MTDSNTNPSSTFNIVVLSGGESAESEISLKSGETVARALSSRGHQVKIVDPSLVDLDRFDWTGCDVVFLALHGTYGEDGTIQSTLDRLGIPYSGCDAATSKLAFSKSASKERFIQHNVNTPSYVLIHESDDAGRIEQHARSMGYPLVVKPDAQGSSLGVTIVKSPEELPQALARCFHYDSFGILESAIKGTEWTVTVVDDQVLPLIQIQTPHEFFDYEAKYTEDSTQYLFEFDLPTNVIQAIIKTGVNACTALGTTGIVRVDLLVDRFQQPWVLEVNTIPGFTDHSLVPKAAAKAGIDFGELCEQALTNCLKKVTTRPQN from the coding sequence ATGACCGATTCCAACACGAATCCCTCTTCGACTTTTAATATAGTGGTTCTCTCAGGTGGAGAATCGGCTGAAAGTGAAATCAGCCTCAAAAGTGGTGAGACGGTCGCGCGGGCCCTGTCATCGCGCGGGCATCAGGTCAAGATCGTTGACCCCTCCCTGGTGGATCTGGACCGTTTTGACTGGACCGGCTGCGACGTTGTGTTCCTCGCCTTACACGGAACGTATGGGGAAGATGGCACGATTCAATCGACGCTGGATCGACTGGGCATTCCCTACTCCGGCTGTGATGCTGCCACTTCAAAACTGGCATTCAGCAAGTCGGCATCGAAAGAACGCTTCATTCAGCATAACGTGAATACGCCCTCTTATGTGCTGATTCACGAATCAGACGATGCCGGTCGCATTGAACAGCATGCCCGCAGTATGGGTTACCCCCTGGTCGTCAAACCCGATGCGCAAGGCTCCAGCCTGGGTGTGACGATTGTGAAATCTCCCGAAGAATTACCACAGGCGCTGGCACGCTGTTTCCATTACGATTCGTTCGGCATCCTGGAATCAGCCATCAAAGGCACCGAATGGACCGTTACGGTTGTCGATGACCAGGTGCTCCCGCTGATTCAGATCCAGACGCCTCACGAATTCTTTGACTATGAAGCCAAGTACACTGAAGATTCGACGCAATACCTGTTTGAATTCGATCTGCCGACGAACGTGATTCAGGCAATTATCAAAACAGGCGTCAATGCCTGCACGGCGCTGGGTACGACCGGCATTGTCCGGGTGGACCTGCTGGTCGACCGTTTTCAGCAGCCCTGGGTTCTGGAAGTAAATACCATTCCCGGTTTCACCGATCACAGCCTGGTTCCCAAAGCAGCTGCTAAGGCAGGCATCGATTTTGGCGAATTGTGCGAGCAGGCTCTGACCAACTGCCTGAAAAAAGTCACAACCCGCCCGCAAAACTGA
- a CDS encoding DUF1559 family PulG-like putative transporter has protein sequence MKQVGLALHNYHETHSVFPPGGLGTHGPTAWIHILPFADQANVYNQLVFEGTYFWFGGASSVPNSPAINNTKPPYMACPSSALSQSYAATTGSTTTNVFISSYILISGATGINEIQDDTYSKGGFSNKGIRSNGGSFTFRQSFRIRDFLDGTSNVAMVGEQSGWGKNASGAQTDIRSAYANGAWMSPNTPIDHDPRCYNTTTLRYPIGYQNTGTGIGNDACNNPIQSQHTGGAHMLLGDGAVRFVSANADFNTLRYLCCRADGNVLGEF, from the coding sequence CTGAAGCAAGTCGGTCTCGCATTACACAACTACCATGAGACCCATAGTGTGTTTCCCCCCGGAGGGCTTGGTACCCACGGTCCTACCGCCTGGATTCACATCCTGCCCTTTGCCGATCAGGCAAACGTCTATAACCAGCTGGTCTTTGAAGGTACTTATTTCTGGTTCGGTGGCGCTTCCAGTGTGCCCAATTCACCCGCCATTAATAATACGAAACCACCTTATATGGCTTGCCCTTCCAGCGCGCTGTCACAAAGCTACGCCGCCACCACCGGTAGTACCACTACGAATGTATTCATCTCATCCTATATCCTGATCTCCGGAGCAACCGGTATTAATGAGATTCAGGACGACACCTATTCCAAAGGGGGATTCAGTAATAAAGGAATTCGTTCCAATGGCGGTTCCTTTACCTTCCGTCAATCATTCCGCATTCGCGATTTCCTGGATGGAACGTCCAATGTCGCAATGGTGGGCGAACAATCTGGCTGGGGAAAGAACGCAAGTGGAGCCCAGACTGATATTCGTTCCGCTTATGCCAATGGTGCCTGGATGAGTCCCAACACCCCCATTGATCACGATCCGCGCTGTTACAACACAACGACACTCCGTTATCCCATCGGCTATCAGAACACGGGAACAGGAATCGGTAACGACGCCTGTAACAATCCCATTCAGTCTCAGCACACCGGCGGCGCGCACATGCTGCTCGGAGATGGTGCCGTCCGGTTTGTCTCAGCCAATGCGGACTTCAACACGCTTCGCTACCTCTGCTGTCGTGCAGACGGAAATGTTCTCGGCGAATTTTAA
- a CDS encoding prepilin-type N-terminal cleavage/methylation domain-containing protein → MTSAPSLSTRRGFTLIELLVVIAIIAILIALLLPAVQ, encoded by the coding sequence ATGACAAGCGCACCATCATTATCCACCAGAAGAGGCTTTACGCTGATTGAATTGCTGGTCGTGATTGCGATTATCGCGATCCTGATTGCATTACTGTTACCCGCCGTTCAGTAG
- a CDS encoding efflux RND transporter periplasmic adaptor subunit: protein MNATSTIPVLFTIVSLFFQQTLIADDDKSTGTSELKIDSVLVSLIEEVEVPAREVGQLNTIKVKEGMTVEKGEVLAQIEDSEAMLLLQQAKLEYEMARLKAANDVDLRFARKAYEVANAELQRAEDSIKKYPKSISKTELDRLKLTAEKSELEIEQASEERKTTQLEASLKRNAEQIANLAVQRRKVVSPIKGMVVQIMIRNGEWVRPGDTVLRILRLDRLRAEGLINASRLQEQDLMNHPVTLVVNPGTKQVMEFQGKISFVSPEINPVNNQTRVWAEIENPDLKLKPGMRASLIIK, encoded by the coding sequence ATGAATGCCACCAGCACGATTCCCGTTTTGTTCACCATCGTGTCACTGTTTTTTCAGCAAACTCTGATCGCCGATGACGACAAATCGACGGGCACATCCGAATTGAAGATTGATTCGGTACTGGTCAGTCTGATTGAAGAAGTCGAAGTCCCTGCACGGGAAGTCGGCCAGCTGAATACAATCAAAGTCAAAGAGGGTATGACGGTCGAGAAAGGGGAGGTACTGGCCCAGATCGAAGATTCCGAGGCCATGCTTCTGTTACAGCAGGCCAAACTGGAATATGAAATGGCGCGACTCAAAGCCGCCAATGATGTCGATCTCCGCTTTGCGCGGAAAGCGTACGAAGTCGCCAACGCAGAACTGCAGCGGGCCGAAGATTCGATCAAAAAATATCCCAAGAGCATTTCCAAAACCGAACTGGATCGCCTGAAGCTGACCGCGGAAAAATCGGAACTGGAAATCGAACAGGCGTCCGAAGAACGCAAGACGACTCAACTGGAAGCCAGCCTGAAACGGAACGCCGAACAGATTGCGAACCTGGCAGTACAGCGGCGAAAAGTAGTTTCCCCGATCAAAGGCATGGTCGTGCAGATAATGATCCGCAATGGTGAATGGGTACGTCCCGGTGATACCGTCCTGCGGATTTTAAGGCTCGACCGACTGCGGGCCGAAGGACTGATTAACGCCTCGCGTCTGCAGGAACAGGATCTGATGAATCACCCGGTCACACTGGTCGTGAATCCCGGCACGAAACAGGTCATGGAATTCCAGGGAAAAATTTCCTTTGTCAGTCCCGAAATCAATCCGGTCAATAATCAGACGCGCGTCTGGGCCGAGATTGAAAACCCGGACCTCAAACTGAAACCGGGGATGCGGGCTTCCTTAATCATTAAATAA
- a CDS encoding cell division protein FtsQ/DivIB: protein MSRKTRKKRPAKKKVEVVEEEEETGEESPSLFSPSTLIRLLFRPKVLLVLAVAVTGLFFFQKVKQQIPDLSQREEYQIETKELSLQPAPPHYVPIDIVDQVIKRSELPARVSLLDQGLVLKIADAFQKHPWVEKVISVRKTNTVEVEILFRKPAAMVELKQGLFPVDNAGVLLPPEDFSVSDARRFPIITGVSSIPDGPAGTSWGDLSVTGAAQLAEALGPHWKELDIVSIEAPPRVTADVTLDDLIYRLITAGGSEIVWGRSPKSQRRGELRVDQKIGKLEKYYRDYGGFDRPHGPYEIDIRHWQEISRRPLKQQSSQRTLMRR from the coding sequence ATGAGTCGAAAAACACGCAAAAAACGACCTGCCAAAAAGAAGGTCGAAGTGGTTGAAGAAGAAGAGGAAACAGGGGAAGAATCGCCTTCCCTGTTCAGCCCTTCGACATTGATCCGCCTGTTGTTTCGCCCGAAAGTTCTCCTGGTTCTGGCGGTGGCGGTGACCGGTCTGTTCTTTTTTCAGAAGGTGAAGCAGCAGATTCCCGATCTGTCTCAGCGCGAAGAATACCAGATCGAAACCAAAGAGCTCTCCCTGCAGCCGGCACCCCCGCATTATGTCCCGATCGACATTGTCGACCAGGTCATCAAGCGCAGTGAATTGCCCGCGCGGGTTTCCCTGCTTGATCAGGGTCTGGTACTCAAGATCGCCGACGCGTTCCAGAAACATCCCTGGGTGGAGAAAGTCATTTCCGTCCGCAAAACGAACACGGTGGAAGTGGAAATACTGTTTCGCAAGCCGGCAGCGATGGTCGAATTGAAGCAGGGTCTGTTTCCCGTCGACAATGCGGGGGTCCTGTTACCGCCAGAAGATTTCTCTGTCTCTGATGCCCGCCGCTTCCCGATCATCACCGGCGTCAGTTCGATCCCGGACGGACCCGCAGGCACTTCCTGGGGCGACTTGTCTGTCACGGGAGCAGCCCAGCTGGCAGAAGCACTGGGGCCCCACTGGAAAGAACTGGATATCGTCTCCATCGAAGCCCCGCCGCGCGTGACTGCCGACGTCACGCTGGACGACCTGATCTATCGCCTGATCACTGCCGGCGGTTCGGAAATTGTGTGGGGTCGTTCGCCGAAAAGTCAGCGACGGGGCGAATTACGCGTCGACCAGAAAATCGGCAAGCTGGAAAAATACTACCGCGATTACGGCGGCTTCGATCGTCCGCATGGTCCTTATGAAATCGACATTCGCCACTGGCAGGAAATTTCCCGCCGCCCGCTCAAACAGCAGAGCAGTCAACGTACGCTGATGCGTCGCTGA